The following is a genomic window from Solanum stenotomum isolate F172 chromosome 4, ASM1918654v1, whole genome shotgun sequence.
ctATTGTGACATCGATTATAAAGATTGTCCAATGTGTAAACATGATTTACCAGATGTTATTTCTTAGTGTTATTGTATAGAAAAACAATCGTCTTTTCTCTGAAGATGTGAAGAAGTTAAGATGAAGCAAAGAAATTCAGTGTGACATTGACTggtttttttattcttaatactcAAAACAATGTATGTTGTTTGAGTAAAAGAGTAATACAGTCGGATTTCTCTATAATAATCTTCCATATCTAACTACATTTTCGTATGATGGTCAAGTTTTTTAATGTTATGTTATGCTATATCATATGTTCTTTTgctataacaacaacaataaatttaGTGTCTGGGGAGCGTAGAGTAGTTCTTACCTTACCTTTGAGAAGGTAGAGTGATTGTTTTCGATAGGCTCTTTGAacgaaaaatgaaaaggatGCAACAGTAACAAGCAGAAGCAACAACAAGAAAAGGCCAAAACATATACGGACAAATGACGTAGTTACAAAGAGGTACAGTAAAGTTTTGACTTTGAATATAGTAATAAAACAAACAAGCATATATAGATATAATTTCAAATCTCCATATAATAATTTCTCAAGCATAATgcaataaaaatgcaaacaaaagaaactaaaattgcagcaaaaacataaaactactaaagaaaaaaaaatgttagcaTGAAATTCCTTTGGCAGTCTTCTTATATACATTGCTAATTTTCTGGCTGCATTTTTTCcacttatttttcttcttgtatCCATTAACTTTCTCACAAATTCCACTATAATAAAAATCCTTGACATCAAACTCCACATGAAGCCTCATCATCAGTTGAAAAATCTCATCATCATTATACAAACTGCTATGCAAAATCTCTCTATCTGTCAAATAACTTGCATCATCTGCAGACCTTACAAGACTTTTCATGAGGTAAACGTAAGACGCAACGTGCTTTGTTCCACTTCTAAAGGTTCCACATTGCTCCAATGCCACCATATTCTTGAACAAAATCTCAGAGTAGCTATGTATTTTCAATGATGGAATTTCCAAAACTCTGTCTTTAGTGAATCTTACATTCATGACACTATCACTTATTGCTTTCTTGAACTTGATCCCTACATCATGAAGATGTAACACATTATGCATATGTTTTTGTGTTCCATTCGAGTGAACTTGTGGACTCGTTGGAAGATAACAATGATGAATCAAGTCCAGTATATGGTGAACATTAGGACCAAATTTCTGTATAGTTACAAGTCCATCACCAGGAATCAGTTTTCTAAAGAAGAGTAAAGCAAGTTGCATGAGGGAGTAAGTACATTCTTTAGGAATTGGAACTAAGTGAAACATTTGGTTAAGGATAAAGAATGGGATCTGATTTTCGAGTAGAATCAAGTCACATCTAAGACGGAAAAACATGTCGTAGTTGATAAAGAGTATATCATCTCTACGTCGAAAACCCTTTATAACAAACTTGATAAAGAGCTCAATAAGAAAACAACTATCAAGTAACATCATTTGAACAAACTCATTACTTCCAATTTGTTCAAATGTGTTTTCACCATAGCATTTTCTTGCTTTATCCTCTAAATTTCTAAGTGTTTTCACACAATTATCTAAAATGGTTTGTGTGTTTATTGGTTTTCTACTAACAAGTGTGTTGAGATAACACCACTTATGTTCCTCCATAGTTTTAAGGTTATCAACTCCATGATGAAAAGGACCTATTGAGACTAATTTAGGAGAGTAACTATATTCACTTCCCTTTTTAAGTTCTTGAGGAACTCTGTTGAAACGTCGAAAACTTGAgacatttttcatcttttcatcAATTGATTGTGCAAGATCTTCTTCTTCTGGCACGATATCGCGTAATTCATCATCATTTCTCTTGACATTTGTGTAAGATATATCTTCTTCCTTCATCTTTCCTTGAAACATGAGTAGAATTGGCTCCCTCCAAAAGCCTTACTTCATTAAACTTctgcaaaaacaagaaaaagatcAAGTCAAAAACCTCAAATTTGTACTACTTCACCTCCAACAATCGCGCTAAGAAAGGACGAATTCAAGATTCAGAGTCAGTGCATTCTGCTTATTATAATCCGCTACGTCTATAGGATGTAAGAGGTGAAATGAAGTTACCAGATGAATGCAAATCAGAATATGTTGTTGATGACAAAAACCataaaatgtagaaatatttgATGATTGGTAAGTGTTATAAATGTGTCTAACATGAGAGAAACTTGTATCTTTTTATGAGTTGAACATGTAGGAGAAGTCAttatttgtttactttattttgagagAAGCATTGTTTTGTCAGAAAGCAAAGTATTGTTGGCAAAGAAAAACTATGTATTAATTACTTTTATGAGAATATAGGAAtattttacaataatttttgaGTATTACCAAAAGAATATAAACATTCTTAGATTCTGACAATGCTCTGCTGAAATTTACCTTTCCTAACATGTATTGAGGAGACTTGGAGTAACGGTAAAATTGTTTCTGACATGTAGGTTTTGAATTTAAGTTATGGAAATAGTCATTAATGTTTGTATTAGGATAGAATATCTATAACACACTTTTCGGAATGCGACTCTTTTCCGAACCCAACAAACACATATATTATATGCACCGAATTTCCATTTAACCCGTAGTGATCATTATTGAAGCATATAGATATACACTAATATCTACGTCCTTCAATTTTGAATAATCACAAGTAGacatttgaatttgtataaagtCGAACAAATAGATACACACATCACATATAACATAATCCACATAGGGTGCAAATtgtcctatgtgtattatgtcacgtaaGACGTGTGTCTATTCGTTCAACTttataagtttaagtgtctacttgtgcacacccaaaattgaAGGACATAAATGTGAGATGAAATCcagttaaataacatatttatgttttatgcCAAATGAAACAATATAATTGTCCTATGTAGATTATGTCACGTAGGACGTTTACAGTGTTTTAAAAGGAGGGGGTGTGAGGCGGGGCATTTTACTTAGTATAGGGTGAGGCGTAAGCCCTATGgatctttaaatttcaatttacaatataatataataatataataacacgaaattatataaaaaaaacatcaatagtttgaaataattacaaacatgattaagaaaattcatagaaaataaaacttctaacatgattatacaagtataaataatctaatatcttaaatttttataataaaagaatctttatttctaaaaatatttttatcatactatatGATTTACCTtacccctccccctccccccccaaaaaaaaagaagaagaagaagaagaaaataatcaataaaacttactattattataataaaaacatcactccatcatgaaaaaaataaaatcactttcaaatagctaaataaaatatgataattttgagaCATATGACAAAACCATGAAGACCAATGATAAGTGGAAAAGTAAAATTTTGCTacgtatttttaaaagaaatgttacGTACTAAATCATCACCTTCACAGTGTTACCAAATAGTAAAGATGCGATACTACAACTTGTTATTTGAGTTACTCTCGATCTTCATAtctttataaattaaaaaattattaagtNAtctttaaattttcaatttacaatatagtataataatataataacacgaaattatataaaaaaaaaacgtcaatagtttgaaataattacaaacataattAAGAAAACTCttagaaaataaaacttctaacatgattatacaagtataaatattctaatatcttaaatttttataataaaaaaatctttatttctaaaaatatttttatcatactatacTATTTAccttaccccccccccccaccccaaaaaaaaataaaaataaatatataatcaataatacttactactataataaaaacatcactccatcatgaaaaaaaataaaatcactttcaaatagctaaataaaatatgataattttgagaCATATGACAAAACCATGAAGACCAATGATAAGTGGAAAAGTAAAATTTCGCTacgtatttttaaaagaaatgttacGTACTAAATCATCACATTCACAATGTTACCAAATAGTAAAGGTGAGATACTGCAACTTGTTATTTGAGTTACTCTCGATCTTCATATctctatagattaaaaaaatattaagtatcattcatttattcaagaattatgaggGTCAACAATGTTAACTAAAGTTTCTAACACATAAATTGTGTAAGATCTATAAGGCGAACCTCCAGCATTGGACGTGCATAGGGCGTATAGTCGGGCGCAAGTTTTACAGACCAAGGTTGTATGAAATAGGATGAAGGGTTAGGGCTGGTCACCTTATTTCTTCGTTGAAGGTGCGATCCCCCGTTCCATCAATGCTACTTTCCTTAGTTGCTTTTGCAGTTTATTTTTATCCCGATGTAAGTCTCACATTTGAGTCTCGGGGTGTTTTGCTAGAATCCCGCCCCAGAACGAGCCCCGAGGCGAATTTCAACAGAGTCTTTTAAAACACTGGATGTATATATCTATTTATTCACACGTTATGAAATAAAGTCGTACATGTCTATTTGTTCACGCGTTATGAAATAAAATCGtatatgtctatttgttcacACGCAATGAAATAAAGTCAAGTTAAACAGTACAATCGGCCAAACCagccataaaaaaaaatatcaatatttaaaatgtgtGCAAATCGACTTTTAGACCGCCActgatttatcttttttttaatttaatagacGACTGAAAAAGCGACGTCTACGAGGAACTTAGAATCTCTCTTCTCTCTTATGGCTATGGCGATTCCTTCAAATTCCTTCTAAGAGTTGTGTGAAAAACCCTAATTAGTCTTCTTTGAAGCTTCTAGAAACCTTCTAATGGCGTTCTGGTGGCCGTTGATTGTTATCGCTATCGCATTTGCGATCTGTAAATTACTGTTGATGCTCATTCCTGACAATGTCCCTTCCATTGATGTCGACACTTCTGATGGTAAGCTTCCATACGAATTTTGCTGTTTGAACTACTTTTAAATTGCTTATTGAAATGTTGTAGTAGTAATTTATTCAGTTCCAATTTGTGTTACATTTTTAGCTTATCGAAGCTAAATTAGAATAGATTAGTTGAACTCaatattttagaattaaaatCTATCATGATGAAAACTGCATGttgaaatggtggttaaagtTGACGTAGTTTGAGTTTCGGAAAGTAGAAGGTGTAgattaattgatttatttaacaaaaaattaactCCTTATGGTATAATCTAATTTAGATTAGATCAGCTCagtattttggaaaaaattagaTAATGTAAGTTGACATTCTTCTCATGATGAAAAATGCATGTTGAAATGATGGTCAAGTTGACATAGTTTGAATCTCGGAAAGTAGaaggtgtcacataaattgggacagaatGAATAgatgatttgttatttttttttactccttGTGGTATTAGACTTCTTTGGACTATTGTTCCCTTTGAACTGAGGGTCTATTGGAAATAACCTCTCTACTTTTGTTGGGGTAAGGTATGTGTATACTCTACCCTCCCGGTATGGTGTTGTTGTACTTGTACTCCTTATGGTATTACATTGTTGATATTCTTGAATCTATTACATTGTTGGTTGTTTAATAATGTTTTTGGTATTGTAGTGTTGGATGATGGGAATCAGGCTAAAGACAACAGCTTCATTTATGTAAGTAATGAATGAAATTCCTACTTGCTTAAATGGAATTTGGTACTTTTATATGATGTTGATTTGAACTGTAGATGGTATCAGTTTGTATTTTGCttgtttttgtttaattgttttgtttttgcttcttctttttttccctttttgtgtTCGAAATTTCACTAGTTGGATTTCATCAACTCTCTTTTAGTAGTATCTTTCTTTATGAAGAGGCACTTAGCTATAGAATATAGATATTTACTGAATTGCAGAAAACAATTTGAATTTCCATTAGAGGTATGTGGAAAGTGTTTTACATTAGAAATCATACACTAGTgattatttacttaaacattTTACAATGTCAAATTGAGTAAAAAAGCAggtgatattattattattattattattattattataaaggtGGTGGATAGAGTATGAGGATTGAATTGCCCCTTAGGGGGTAGCTAACGGTTGAGACAACCTTGGGAAGCAAGATTGAAGTCCCAACAGAAGCTATGCTAGATGAATTATTCTTATCTTTTTAAACCTTGGTAGCTTGAGTTTACATGGTATAGTACTTTGTGAGAAGGTAGAAAATATATGGTGGATTAACCAAGTTGTGCACAAGCTGGCCCAGACATAACcttttaaacaaaagaaaagaaaagagagaatgTGATGATTGTGTTTTGGTGGTATcttaattttgacaaaaataccTTATTGATGGTTGATGCAAGAGATATGTAGCAAGAATGGGGATATTTGAGAATGAATGAGCTCAAATATCCCCATTCTTGCTACATATCTCTTGCATCAACCATACAGAGAGTATTAGAATGGggatattttattaaagaaaatgagttCCATCCATAAGTTTATGAAGTcaattttcttctctcaatGGAACTAAGATTAGAATGgggatattttatttaaagaaaatgggTTCCATTCATAAGTTTATGAAGTcaattttcttctctcaatGAAACTAACTTTTTCGACAAAACATTGTCTCAAATTCGAGATAACCAAACGTTAAAAGTTACTGCAAAAACATTTCCGTTCAAGAATATGAGTTTTATGTAGTTTGTCAACTCACATCTTACTGAGAGTAGTTCCTCTCACTTACACTATCAAGAAAGCATTTCTCTTTAGGAGAACAAGTCCGATGACACAGTTTGAAATTTACTGTAGTATGTATGTCCGTTTAGTTATTCAAATGGACTTTGCTCTCTTATTTTTTGTGGAACTTTATATGGTTCATTCCGTAAAGTGAAAGAATGTGACACTTGTATATTATCACACTTAATTTTGCTCATTTAGATTCCCTCGAGAAGGCATACGGACAAAGTTCAGTGCTATGAACCAGCAACAATGAAGTACCTGGGTTATTTCCCGGCGCTGAAACCTGATGAGGTCAGATTTATGTTCTTATATAAATATGGTATTTGTGTTCCTCTATACTAAATGTCAAGATCTCCTGTCATGCACTAGACTAACTTTTCCTTTTCCCTCCTTCCCTTGTTTACATGGTTCAGACGTTCAGTATCTAAAGTTCTTTTATGAAGTTTTGCATAAAGATACTCAGTCATCTTATCAGGATTTGATTGGGCATTCAGTTAGCTGTTTCTCTTTGCTGCCACATATTGTCATGAGAACCTTTACATGATAAACGTATACATGAACTTCAACATCGGTTTGTTCTTATAAATAAGATTCCAGCTCACATCTGCAATCTTATTAATTTCCTTGTTCTTCGCCCCTAAAACCAGCATCAATGGACTTTTGTGAGATATACACATGCAAGCCAAATGTAATTAACAAACTAAATCATGCTCAGGTTAAGGAGCGGGTTGTACAGGCAAGGAAAGCTCAGAAGATATGGGCAAAGAGTAGCTTCAAGCAAAGACGCCTCTTTCTACGTATACTTCTGAAGTATATTATTGAACATCAAGACCTTATATGCAAGTAGGGACACTTACCATTTAAAACTGCTATTTTACACTGCCAACAGTATTGACACATTAAATTATGTCCGAGGAGCAGAATGAATGATACTGAAATGCTTAGGATCCTTTTGGTTAATTGTTGACCATGTTTTTTTAACATTATATGTACAGAGACACAATTATGACCTAATATTATTGGACGTCGAAATGAAATGTTCTCAGTGATTGAGTTATACACTACTATGGTGTACACAGTAAAATGTTTCAGGAGAGACTGATAGTTGAGACAACTTTTGCAGTTGGCTTAGCCTCATctttagaaagaagaaataaaagagtttTACTTTGAAGGTCTTAATCAATAGGTGAAGATAGCTTCAGACAGAAGTAGCAgctattgttattttattccCTCCCACTCTTCTAGCTCTGACGTGAACACTCTTCTTCCAATAGATTGAAAGTGCTTTGAAACATGATTGCTGGAGTACTGAGCATTTTGAGGTTAAACGGTTCCATTGGGCATAATTTCGTTTCACAATCATATACTAAGAAAAAATTGGATAGGAGATACCTGAAGTCTATTAGGCTATTGCCTAGAGTTCAGAACTTTATGTCAGTGACCTTATTTCCAAGTGTTGGTTGCTTCAATGTTTTCTGTCCAAAAATTTGCAACATAACTAATGATATAATAGAGTCTCACTTATCATAAATAAACAAGTGCAAAAGTAACTGAAGAATCTCATGATTACGAAAGCCTACCGTTTGTTCGATTTCTCTCTCTCACGTATGACAACATTTAATTTTGGTCTTAAGAGTTAATTGCATTGGAATTGCCTCTTACTCATGCTAAACTGCTACTTATTTTCCTATTTTCATTTGACTGGgttggatgatttctctgaacAACTTTTGCTAGTATCTCTTCGCGTGATACTGGAAAAACAATGGTAGATGCCTCCTTGGGAGAAATAATGACTACATGTGAAAAAATCCATTGGCTTCTTTCAGAGGGTGAAAAGTGGCTAAAGCCTGAATACCGgtatgttatgaaaatggtttATCTTCCTTGCATTTCAATAAAATAGTGGATTCATAACTTATATGGTTTCAGCCTTTGATACCTTGGGAGTAATGGGAATTTATGGTTGTGTGTTGTGGCTTGCAGTTCATGTGGGAGATCAATGCTTCACAAGGTTGCAAAAGTGGAATTTTCTCCTCTTGGTGTTGTTGGTGCTATTGTTTCATGGAATTACCCATTTCACAATATCTTTAATCCAATGTTGGCTGCAGTCTTCTCAGGAAACAGCATTGTGATAAAggtcttcttttttcttttccaacttCCTACATTGCTTGTTTGCTCATGGATTGAACTTTAGTAACATGGAATGCAATTGGAAAATATTTGAGATTAGCATGCTTAAATGTAGTTATCAGATCTTgaacttaaaatatatacacataaataaAGCTGCAAAATATACAACGTCATGGAAGCGAACTGCTAAAAAAGCTGTGGTTTTGACTTTTGACGAGATAACCTCCTTGTTACCTTAGGTCTCAGAACATGCCAGTTGGTCCGGGTGTTTCTATCTGCGAATAATTCAAACTGCTCTTGCTGCAGTCGGAGCTCCTGAGAACTTGGTAGAAGTGATAACAGGGTATGCATTATACAACATTTATCCTTTCTGTTCTGGTATGATTTGtcatacatttttaaaatttcattgcCAGCTTTGCTGAAACTGGAGAAGCACTAGTATCCTCTGTTGACAAAATCATATTTGTTGGATCTCCTGGTGTGGGCAAAAAGGTAGGCTCCATTTTCTTTTCCAACTTCGCATACATGCTTATATATTCTCATCTAATACAGAGTGATTTAAAACCTCCATTTTCATCTTCTCTATACCTTTTactaacttttcttttcttttctgttgAATTATAAATTCTAATGTTCTCTTAGTGTTCTACAGATTATGCGAAGTGCTTCAGATACACTGATACCAGTTACCCTTGAGCTTGGTGGAAAAGACGTATTTATTGTCTGTGAAGATGTTGATGTGCCGCATGTATAAACTTTTCCTGTCTGCTTTCATTTTGGGTGTCAAGTACATTTGTTTGCTTTTCAACTATGATTGGAAAATCATTTAATATCTCTACGAGAAGTTAAAGAAAGAAGATCATTCATCTCTATCTGTTTCTCATGAGTCTTTAAAAGAACTAATCAAATTTGATGCAGGTTGCACAAATTGCTGCTAGAGGAGCTCTCCAATCAAGTGGGCAGAATTGTGCTGGTGCAGAACGCTTTTATGTTCACAAGGATGTTTACTCTTCTTTTGTTGCTGAAGTTGTCAAAATTGTGAAATCGGTTACTGCTGTATGTAACTTTTCTCATTTGTGTCATATTTTCAACTCGATGCATTATAAGATCTTTATTCTTTCATGAAACATAGCATTTTGCACATGGTGCCTTTTTGGTTTCTTAGTTATATTGCTCACTGATCCTATCTAAATTCTGGTTTGCTAATAATTGAGAGCCGTAGAAGCATTAGTTTGCCTAGAATTGAGAGATAAATACACAATGATTGCCTGAATCCTAAGCAGAAAACTAATGGctttgaaatttgtgattttgCTAGCATAGTCTGATTtctaaaatacttaaatatttaaactgaatttttttttattgtaggGACCTCCTTTGTCCGGCAAGTATGACATGGGAGCCATATGCATGCAAGAGCATTCTGAAAGGCTTCAATACCTAGTAAATGATGCCCTAGACAAAGGTGCTGAAATTGTTGCTCGAGGAAGTGTAGGCAATATTGGCGAAGGTGCTGTTGATCAGTACTTCCCTCCTACTGTGGTTGTTAATGTGAATCACACAATGAAACTGATGCAGGAGGAGGTATCATCagttgatagattatctttttaGTTACTACTGAGATGAAGGTGGTATGGCTAACTCCATATGGCAATTTGCTTGCAGGCTTTTGGACCAATATTGCCGATAATGAAATTCAGCTCTGACGAAGAAGTTGTTCAGCTTGCAAATGATTCAAGCTATGGGCTTGGTTGTGCTGTATTTTCAGGCAGTCAGCGTCGTGCTAGGCATATAGCTTCACAATTACATTGTGGAGGGGCTGCTATCAATGACTTCGCATCAAATTACATGTGTCAGGTACCTGTAGGCATTAGGCTCTTGAAACATTTTATCAAAGAGTTTGGCATACTTATATGTGACTATTTGCTATGATGTTTGAGGTATGCATACAAATTAGGAGAGAATTTTGTGAACCTCAAGAAAATACCCTGTTGCATCTGCTTGAAATTTACAGATCTCACATGGTCTAATTATTACATCAAAGGAGAACAAAAAAGATCCTCTTTCTGCCTTTAAATGTCCGCATTTGCAAATTTGACGAGCTAGAAATTAGCTTCCTTACCTTCTCTCTTCTACAGCCAGAAGTAACTGTTGTAAAACACTA
Proteins encoded in this region:
- the LOC125862694 gene encoding UPF0481 protein At3g47200-like, with translation MFQGKMKEEDISYTNVKRNDDELRDIVPEEEDLAQSIDEKMKNVSSFRRFNRVPQELKKGSEYSYSPKLVSIGPFHHGVDNLKTMEEHKWCYLNTLVSRKPINTQTILDNCVKTLRNLEDKARKCYGENTFEQIGSNEFVQMMLLDSCFLIELFIKFVIKGFRRRDDILFINYDMFFRLRCDLILLENQIPFFILNQMFHLVPIPKECTYSLMQLALLFFRKLIPGDGLVTIQKFGPNVHHILDLIHHCYLPTSPQVHSNGTQKHMHNVLHLHDVGIKFKKAISDSVMNVRFTKDRVLEIPSLKIHSYSEILFKNMVALEQCGTFRSGTKHVASYVYLMKSLVRSADDASYLTDREILHSSLYNDDEIFQLMMRLHVEFDVKDFYYSGICEKVNGYKKKNKWKKCSQKISNVYKKTAKGISC
- the LOC125862446 gene encoding aldehyde dehydrogenase 22A1, with the translated sequence MAFWWPLIVIAIAFAICKLLLMLIPDNVPSIDVDTSDVLDDGNQAKDNSFIYIPSRRHTDKVQCYEPATMKYLGYFPALKPDEVKERVVQARKAQKIWAKSSFKQRRLFLRILLKYIIEHQDLICNISSRDTGKTMVDASLGEIMTTCEKIHWLLSEGEKWLKPEYRSCGRSMLHKVAKVEFSPLGVVGAIVSWNYPFHNIFNPMLAAVFSGNSIVIKVSEHASWSGCFYLRIIQTALAAVGAPENLVEVITGFAETGEALVSSVDKIIFVGSPGVGKKIMRSASDTLIPVTLELGGKDVFIVCEDVDVPHVAQIAARGALQSSGQNCAGAERFYVHKDVYSSFVAEVVKIVKSVTAGPPLSGKYDMGAICMQEHSERLQYLVNDALDKGAEIVARGSVGNIGEGAVDQYFPPTVVVNVNHTMKLMQEEAFGPILPIMKFSSDEEVVQLANDSSYGLGCAVFSGSQRRARHIASQLHCGGAAINDFASNYMCQSLPFGGVKDSGFGRFAGIEGLRACCLVKSVVEDRWWPFIKTKIPKPIQYPIAENGFEFQESLVHTLYGLNIWDRLRALVNVLKILSEQPPAPTSNRRRND